One Bremerella sp. JC817 genomic window carries:
- a CDS encoding sulfatase gives MRNTLLLAVALACYVPSPLMADAPKQPNILFIAIDDQNDWIGCLGGHPQAKTPHIDRIAERGTVFLNAHCQAPLCNPSRTSLMTGRRPSSTGIYGLSPWFRDVPELANLVTLPQHLSAGGYTNYSTGKIYHGGYGRKKNDAEFQHLGPPAGVGARPAKKLVNTPAAHPLVDWGVFPHKDEDKGDYQVASWAVDTLNNKPQEPFCLSVGFFLPHVPCYATQKWFDLYPEDELQLPEIIENDRDDTPRFSWNLHWKLPEPRLKFLKDDHQWKNLTRSYLACTSFVDAQIGRVMDALEKNGYADNTVIVIWSDHGWHIGEKEITGKNTLWDDGTRVPLIFAGPGITGGQRCTQPAELLDLYPTLSDLAQLEQPAGLEGHSLIPQLRDAKSKREFPAITTHNHDNHGIRTERWRFIQYADGSQELYDMQADPNEWTNLASKSEYADVIERLAKFLPAKSKMPAPGSAHRVLTYTDGVAIWEGEEIDPNGPIPEID, from the coding sequence ATGCGAAACACGCTTTTGCTGGCCGTTGCGCTGGCCTGCTACGTTCCGTCGCCCCTGATGGCCGACGCCCCCAAGCAGCCGAACATTTTGTTCATCGCCATCGACGACCAGAACGACTGGATTGGTTGCCTCGGTGGACATCCTCAAGCGAAGACGCCCCATATCGATCGAATCGCCGAGCGTGGCACCGTGTTCCTGAATGCCCACTGCCAGGCCCCGCTTTGCAATCCTTCGCGAACGAGCCTGATGACAGGGCGTCGTCCATCGTCGACCGGCATCTATGGTTTGTCGCCCTGGTTTCGCGATGTTCCGGAACTCGCCAACCTGGTGACGTTGCCGCAACATCTCTCGGCCGGCGGCTACACGAACTATTCCACCGGCAAGATCTATCACGGCGGCTATGGCCGGAAGAAGAACGATGCGGAGTTCCAACATCTGGGACCACCAGCCGGCGTCGGAGCACGTCCAGCGAAGAAGTTGGTCAACACGCCCGCCGCGCATCCGCTGGTCGACTGGGGCGTGTTTCCTCATAAGGACGAAGACAAAGGAGACTACCAGGTCGCCTCTTGGGCGGTCGATACATTGAACAACAAGCCGCAAGAACCGTTCTGTTTGTCGGTCGGTTTCTTCCTGCCGCATGTCCCTTGCTATGCCACGCAGAAGTGGTTCGACCTTTATCCAGAAGACGAACTGCAACTGCCGGAGATCATCGAGAACGATCGTGACGACACCCCGCGATTCAGTTGGAATCTGCACTGGAAGCTGCCGGAACCTCGCTTGAAGTTCTTGAAGGATGACCACCAGTGGAAGAACCTCACCCGTAGCTACCTGGCATGCACCAGCTTTGTCGATGCCCAGATCGGCCGCGTGATGGACGCCTTAGAGAAGAACGGTTACGCCGACAACACGGTGATCGTGATCTGGTCGGATCATGGTTGGCACATCGGCGAAAAGGAAATCACCGGCAAGAACACCTTATGGGACGATGGTACCCGCGTGCCGCTGATCTTCGCTGGACCAGGGATCACCGGTGGTCAACGCTGCACGCAGCCGGCCGAACTACTTGACCTTTACCCGACCCTCAGCGACCTGGCTCAGCTCGAGCAGCCCGCAGGCTTGGAAGGTCATTCGTTGATTCCGCAGCTTCGCGATGCCAAGTCAAAGCGGGAGTTCCCGGCGATCACGACCCACAACCATGACAACCACGGCATCCGCACCGAGCGTTGGCGATTCATTCAGTACGCCGACGGTTCGCAAGAGCTGTACGACATGCAGGCCGATCCGAACGAATGGACGAACCTCGCGTCGAAGTCCGAGTATGCCGACGTAATCGAACGCCTGGCGAAGTTTCTTCCGGCCAAGAGTAAGATGCCGGCCCCCGGCAGTGCCCATCGTGTGTTGACGTACACCGATGGCGTTGCGATCTGGGAAGGAGAAGAGATCGATCCGAACGGACCGATCCCTGAGATTGACTAG
- a CDS encoding RtcB family protein — translation MREVMNRRQLTQLGVPEYALVEAVKAVSSAATTHGMRGADLKRQVKQVVESPGQFVDDVCFGAFAATLMEDQTLPPLQENVTYQTWGSDIDEGAHSQMREACKLPNASGAALMPDAHVGYGLPIGGVLATEGVVVPYAVGVDIACRMKLSVLDLPLDALESKFDVCCRALEKGTRFGVGSTHQKPQQHDVMDENWNITKVTRQSKDKAWQQLGTSGSGNHFVEFGLLTIREEDKTDEKFSLAPGEYVALLSHSGSRGPGAAVCSTYSNIARTKLPKKYEQLKYLAWLSLDSEEGQEYWEAMNLMGRYAAANHEVIHRLVSDLVGGEIVAGVENHHNFAWKETHDGREMIVHRKGATPAGEGVLGVIPGSMGTPGFVVRGKGNASSLDSASHGAGRCMSRKKANDTFRIQNTRQELKAQGVHILSAGSDEVPGVYKDIHEVMAAQSDLVDIVGQFDPKIVKMCGDGSRAED, via the coding sequence GTGAGAGAAGTAATGAATCGTCGTCAGTTGACGCAATTAGGTGTTCCAGAATACGCACTCGTCGAAGCGGTAAAGGCTGTTTCGAGTGCTGCGACGACGCATGGAATGCGCGGTGCTGATTTGAAGCGTCAGGTTAAGCAAGTCGTGGAATCGCCAGGGCAGTTCGTTGACGATGTCTGCTTCGGTGCGTTCGCGGCAACGTTGATGGAAGATCAGACGCTGCCGCCGCTGCAAGAGAACGTTACGTACCAGACCTGGGGAAGCGATATCGACGAAGGGGCTCATTCGCAAATGCGTGAGGCCTGCAAGCTGCCCAACGCTTCGGGTGCGGCGTTGATGCCTGATGCGCACGTGGGATATGGGCTGCCGATCGGCGGCGTGTTGGCGACGGAAGGTGTCGTTGTGCCTTATGCGGTGGGCGTGGATATCGCTTGCCGTATGAAGCTAAGCGTGCTCGATTTGCCGCTGGATGCTTTGGAGTCGAAGTTCGACGTTTGTTGTCGTGCCCTGGAAAAGGGTACGCGATTCGGTGTTGGCTCGACGCATCAGAAGCCACAGCAGCACGACGTGATGGACGAGAACTGGAACATCACCAAGGTGACGCGTCAGTCGAAAGACAAGGCGTGGCAACAGTTGGGTACGTCTGGTTCCGGGAACCATTTCGTCGAGTTCGGTTTGTTGACGATCCGCGAGGAAGACAAGACGGACGAGAAGTTCTCGCTGGCACCGGGCGAATACGTTGCGCTGTTAAGCCATAGCGGAAGCCGTGGCCCCGGGGCTGCCGTGTGCAGTACCTACAGCAATATCGCTCGCACCAAGTTGCCGAAGAAGTACGAGCAACTCAAGTACCTGGCCTGGTTGTCGCTTGATAGCGAGGAAGGGCAAGAGTACTGGGAAGCGATGAACTTGATGGGACGCTACGCGGCGGCGAATCACGAAGTGATCCATCGCCTGGTAAGCGACCTGGTCGGCGGCGAAATCGTTGCTGGTGTCGAGAACCACCATAACTTCGCCTGGAAGGAAACGCACGATGGTCGCGAGATGATCGTGCACCGTAAGGGGGCGACCCCGGCTGGCGAAGGTGTGCTGGGAGTGATCCCAGGTTCGATGGGAACGCCGGGATTCGTGGTTCGCGGGAAGGGAAATGCCAGCAGCCTCGATTCGGCATCGCATGGTGCCGGACGGTGCATGTCGCGTAAGAAGGCGAACGATACGTTCCGCATTCAAAACACGCGACAGGAACTGAAGGCTCAAGGCGTTCACATCTTGTCGGCCGGTTCGGACGAAGTGCCAGGAGTCTACAAAGACATCCACGAAGTGATGGCGGCTCAGAGTGATCTGGTCGACATCGTTGGGCAGTTCGATCCGAAGATCGTCAAAATGTGCGGTGATGGAAGTCGGGCCGAGGACTGA
- the lhgO gene encoding L-2-hydroxyglutarate oxidase: protein MSFGEDSPEVDVVVIGGGIVGLAAAYQISLRYPDRQVVVLEKEQVLAQHQSGHNSGVLHSGIYYRPGSLKAINCREGRTAMVAFCQENEIPHDICGKVIVATREDELGRLDDIYRRGLENNVACEKLDADKLRSLEPYCNGIAAVHVKEAGIVDYRRVCFRLCELIQDLGGEVRTSTRLTGVIKRSDEIIVETTTGTLRTSLLINCAGLQSDRVAALCGHEPEVKIVPFRGEYFELSDSAQHLCRNLIYPVPDPAFPFLGVHFTRMIGGAVECGPNAVLAFAREGYTKWTIDFSDLWDSVGYRGFQRMAAKYWRVGLGEMRRSYFRSAFLKSLQRLIPAVQGKDLIPAPAGVRAQALRKDGSLVDDFVIQKEGNFIHVLNAPSPAATSSLNIGNHIASQAADVLAS from the coding sequence ATGTCTTTCGGCGAGGATTCTCCAGAAGTCGACGTAGTCGTGATTGGTGGCGGGATTGTCGGATTGGCGGCCGCCTATCAGATCTCGCTGCGCTATCCCGATCGCCAGGTTGTCGTTCTCGAGAAAGAACAGGTCCTCGCCCAGCATCAGTCGGGGCATAATTCCGGCGTGTTGCACTCGGGCATCTATTATCGACCCGGCTCGCTCAAGGCGATCAACTGCCGCGAAGGTCGCACTGCGATGGTCGCCTTCTGCCAAGAGAACGAAATTCCGCACGACATCTGCGGCAAAGTAATTGTCGCCACGCGGGAAGACGAACTCGGTCGGCTCGACGATATCTATCGACGCGGGCTCGAAAACAACGTTGCCTGCGAGAAGCTCGATGCCGACAAACTGCGATCGCTCGAGCCCTACTGCAATGGAATCGCAGCGGTGCATGTCAAAGAGGCGGGCATCGTCGACTATCGACGTGTTTGCTTTCGGCTATGCGAATTGATCCAAGACCTCGGGGGCGAAGTCCGAACTTCAACCCGGCTGACCGGAGTGATCAAGCGTTCGGATGAAATCATCGTCGAGACAACGACCGGAACTCTCCGCACTTCGCTGCTGATCAACTGTGCCGGTCTGCAATCGGACCGCGTGGCAGCCCTTTGCGGGCATGAGCCAGAAGTGAAGATCGTTCCGTTTCGGGGCGAGTACTTCGAGCTGTCCGACTCGGCCCAGCATCTTTGCCGCAATTTGATCTACCCGGTCCCAGACCCGGCCTTTCCATTTCTCGGCGTCCATTTCACACGGATGATCGGCGGCGCAGTCGAATGCGGACCGAACGCAGTGCTGGCATTCGCACGCGAAGGGTACACCAAGTGGACGATCGATTTCTCCGACTTATGGGACTCGGTCGGCTATCGTGGATTTCAGCGAATGGCCGCCAAGTACTGGCGTGTCGGTCTTGGAGAAATGCGGCGATCTTATTTTCGCTCGGCATTCCTAAAGTCCCTGCAGCGGTTGATCCCGGCAGTCCAAGGGAAAGATCTGATTCCTGCGCCGGCTGGCGTGCGTGCGCAAGCGCTGCGCAAGGATGGCAGCCTGGTCGATGATTTTGTTATCCAGAAGGAAGGCAATTTCATCCATGTCTTGAATGCCCCGAGCCCGGCTGCGACTTCTTCGTTAAACATTGGCAATCATATTGCTTCTCAGGCCGCCGACGTTTTAGCATCGTGA
- a CDS encoding MTH1187 family thiamine-binding protein, producing MVLLEFSMSPLNKGDSVSEYVARSLKIIAASGLDYRLHAMGTIIEGEIEQVLAVLQKCLEAMAKDCDRVTCTAKLDYRKGYQGRLESKVSSVLTKVDVPLKTIDSDAGPDQKAP from the coding sequence ATGGTTCTGTTGGAATTCAGTATGTCCCCGCTGAATAAAGGGGATTCTGTCAGCGAATATGTGGCTCGAAGCCTGAAAATCATTGCCGCTAGCGGCCTCGATTACCGCTTGCATGCGATGGGAACGATCATCGAAGGCGAGATCGAGCAGGTGCTAGCGGTTCTGCAGAAGTGCCTGGAAGCGATGGCCAAAGATTGCGACCGCGTGACCTGCACGGCCAAGCTAGACTATCGCAAAGGTTACCAGGGAAGACTCGAGTCCAAGGTCAGCAGCGTGTTGACCAAGGTGGATGTTCCTTTGAAGACGATCGATTCGGACGCTGGACCTGATCAGAAAGCTCCTTAG
- a CDS encoding DUF1207 domain-containing protein → MIRHVWTAALVLVGCLALPFTASAQTGMGWPDPANMFPGQRPQYQQPILDFPTDEPLPGMADVRAVDYQSPLGQPSFQNDLTVMSPSDQVEWIEPDYNAQVRTYREPIYDRPLTNVPNDEPYEWTMLPQGMVYKSYLAGPKESRLAANLMKITDDNWMLDGTLGGRFGVMRYGRDSTFLSDGIQWDVEGAAQVRLDIPEDVDVRSVDFRAGTQLTWSYASNPRHRSRFGYYHLSSHLGDEFLLKNPTYPRLNYAHDVIIFGHSYYFTSRLRVYGEVGWAFYNLESDPWEFQFGIEWAPNEKTGFWGEPFLAIGAHLREEVNYGGSFVVQTGWAWVGDVPGRTLRVGLHYHNGDSTQNSFYDNWEQQIGFGIWYDF, encoded by the coding sequence ATGATACGACACGTTTGGACTGCTGCCCTGGTTCTCGTTGGTTGTCTTGCACTGCCGTTCACGGCGAGTGCCCAGACAGGCATGGGTTGGCCAGATCCAGCAAATATGTTCCCAGGTCAACGGCCACAATACCAACAGCCAATCCTGGATTTCCCCACCGACGAACCTTTGCCGGGCATGGCCGATGTTCGCGCGGTGGACTACCAGAGTCCGCTTGGTCAGCCATCGTTTCAAAACGACCTGACCGTCATGAGCCCGAGCGATCAAGTCGAATGGATCGAGCCTGACTACAACGCTCAGGTTCGCACTTATCGCGAACCTATCTACGATCGCCCCCTGACGAACGTTCCGAACGACGAACCATACGAATGGACCATGCTTCCCCAGGGAATGGTCTATAAATCGTATCTCGCCGGGCCCAAAGAATCGCGTCTGGCCGCTAACCTGATGAAAATTACCGACGATAACTGGATGCTCGACGGCACCCTGGGTGGTCGCTTCGGGGTGATGCGTTATGGTCGCGACTCGACGTTTCTTTCCGACGGTATCCAGTGGGATGTCGAAGGTGCGGCCCAAGTTCGTCTCGACATTCCAGAAGATGTTGACGTTCGCTCGGTCGACTTCCGTGCCGGTACGCAGCTTACCTGGAGCTATGCCTCGAACCCAAGACATCGCTCGAGATTCGGTTACTATCACCTCAGTTCGCACCTGGGTGATGAATTCCTGCTGAAGAACCCGACTTATCCTCGTTTAAACTATGCCCACGATGTGATCATTTTCGGTCACTCGTACTACTTTACCTCGCGACTGCGTGTTTACGGCGAAGTGGGCTGGGCATTCTACAATCTGGAATCGGATCCATGGGAATTCCAGTTTGGTATCGAATGGGCTCCGAACGAAAAGACCGGTTTCTGGGGCGAGCCGTTCCTGGCGATCGGTGCCCACCTGCGAGAAGAAGTGAATTATGGCGGTAGCTTCGTCGTGCAGACCGGCTGGGCCTGGGTTGGGGACGTTCCTGGCCGCACGCTCCGTGTTGGCTTACATTACCACAACGGCGATAGCACCCAGAATTCGTTCTACGACAACTGGGAGCAGCAGATTGGTTTCGGGATCTGGTACGACTTCTAA
- a CDS encoding S41 family peptidase → MPWKYSGIYAFVLLLLVSHTLAAAEVSQGDDPTDPDNVYANVDEEYVELIQLFADTLDQVDRNYVKDVDRRELMEAAIRGVISKLDPYSNYIAPQDLEQFKTGVESEFGGIGIQVSTRDGNLVVTSPLIDTPAYKAGIIAGDRITHIEGEKTQGLSIDDAIKKLKGPVGTTVTMTVYHPSTFSSEEVTVQREIVQIETVMGDERLEGGDWDYMLDHANKIGYVRISAFSRHTADDLHQAITRLLDDGMKALILDLRSNPGGLLTSAVEICDMFIDEGKIVSTEGRNSPKRVWTAEKEGTLPDFPMVVLIDHYSASASEILSACLQDHQRATIVGERSWGKGSVQNIIELEEGKSALKLTTAGYQRPSGEKIHRFEGDTEKDKWGVSPDDGMDVSMSREQKVAYHSYRRRRDQDTIIPHPPAPQEELSEIDPVLSKGLEHLKAELSSS, encoded by the coding sequence ATGCCTTGGAAATATTCCGGAATCTACGCATTCGTGCTGCTGTTGCTTGTTTCTCACACCTTGGCAGCCGCGGAAGTTTCCCAAGGCGACGATCCTACCGATCCAGACAACGTCTACGCGAACGTCGACGAAGAGTACGTCGAACTGATCCAGCTCTTCGCCGACACCCTCGATCAGGTCGACCGCAACTACGTGAAAGACGTTGATCGGCGAGAGCTGATGGAAGCCGCCATTCGCGGGGTGATCTCGAAGCTTGATCCCTACTCGAATTACATCGCCCCGCAGGACCTGGAACAGTTCAAAACAGGCGTCGAAAGCGAATTCGGCGGCATTGGTATCCAGGTTTCGACTCGCGATGGCAACCTGGTCGTGACGAGTCCGCTGATCGATACCCCGGCCTACAAGGCTGGTATTATCGCTGGGGATCGTATCACCCACATTGAAGGGGAAAAGACCCAGGGCCTGTCGATCGACGATGCCATCAAGAAACTGAAAGGCCCGGTCGGCACCACGGTGACGATGACCGTTTACCACCCCAGCACTTTCAGCAGCGAAGAGGTCACCGTCCAACGCGAGATCGTCCAGATCGAAACGGTGATGGGGGACGAACGCCTGGAAGGGGGCGACTGGGACTACATGCTCGACCACGCCAACAAGATTGGTTACGTCCGCATTTCCGCCTTCAGCCGCCATACAGCCGACGACTTGCATCAGGCAATCACACGTCTGCTGGACGATGGCATGAAGGCCTTGATCCTTGATCTGCGATCCAACCCAGGTGGCCTGCTAACCTCGGCTGTCGAAATCTGCGATATGTTTATCGACGAAGGAAAGATCGTCAGCACCGAAGGCCGGAACTCGCCGAAGCGGGTCTGGACCGCCGAGAAAGAAGGCACACTGCCTGACTTCCCGATGGTGGTGCTGATCGACCATTACAGTGCCAGCGCGAGCGAGATTTTGTCGGCCTGCCTGCAAGATCATCAGCGAGCCACAATCGTCGGCGAACGAAGCTGGGGCAAGGGAAGCGTCCAGAACATCATTGAACTGGAAGAAGGAAAGAGCGCCCTGAAGCTGACTACCGCTGGCTACCAGCGACCAAGCGGCGAGAAAATCCACCGCTTTGAAGGGGACACCGAGAAAGACAAGTGGGGTGTCAGCCCCGACGACGGAATGGATGTGAGCATGTCGCGCGAGCAGAAAGTGGCTTACCACTCCTACCGTCGACGCCGAGATCAGGATACGATCATCCCACACCCGCCTGCCCCCCAAGAGGAGCTCTCGGAGATTGATCCGGTGCTGAGCAAGGGTCTCGAACACCTCAAGGCAGAGCTTTCTTCCTCCTGA
- the tsaD gene encoding tRNA (adenosine(37)-N6)-threonylcarbamoyltransferase complex transferase subunit TsaD translates to MKILTIESTCDETAAAVITDDLEVLSSVVASQDELHQRFAGVVPEIAARAHLERCLPVIDEAVRKAGIELSDIDAVAVANMPGLAGSLLVGVTAAKSLAWLLDKPLIGINHLQGHIYACQVAFQKPIFPCIGLIISGGHSTIYHCKSPFEFEPLGGTIDDAAGESFDKVASMLGLPYPGGPSLSKCALNGDPKKFAFPRPFLNDQSRLDFSFAGLKTAVRYEIAGPGAVDFKSLVIDDQRKADIAASFEQAVVDCLVGKTMQAMKKTGIERICVGGGVAANRRFRTALEEQVAAAGGELMIAPMHLCTDNAVLGAIAIEKIKAGLVDDLSLDAVPGLIRS, encoded by the coding sequence ATGAAAATCCTTACGATCGAATCGACCTGCGACGAAACCGCCGCGGCCGTCATCACGGATGATCTGGAAGTCCTATCCTCTGTCGTCGCTTCGCAGGATGAACTGCACCAGCGTTTCGCGGGCGTCGTCCCTGAGATCGCTGCCCGGGCTCACCTCGAACGCTGTCTGCCGGTGATTGACGAAGCCGTTCGTAAAGCAGGAATCGAGCTCAGCGATATCGACGCCGTGGCCGTGGCGAACATGCCTGGCTTGGCCGGATCACTGCTGGTGGGCGTTACCGCAGCCAAATCATTGGCCTGGCTGCTGGATAAACCACTGATTGGCATCAATCACCTGCAGGGGCACATCTATGCCTGCCAGGTTGCCTTCCAAAAGCCGATCTTTCCCTGCATTGGCTTGATCATCAGTGGTGGCCACTCGACGATCTATCACTGCAAGAGTCCGTTCGAATTCGAGCCGCTGGGTGGCACGATTGACGATGCCGCCGGCGAATCGTTCGACAAGGTCGCCTCGATGCTGGGCCTGCCCTACCCTGGCGGTCCTTCGCTGTCGAAGTGTGCCCTGAACGGCGATCCTAAGAAGTTCGCCTTCCCGCGTCCATTTCTGAACGATCAGTCGCGTCTCGACTTCAGCTTCGCCGGCCTGAAAACGGCCGTGCGCTACGAGATCGCCGGTCCAGGTGCGGTCGACTTCAAGTCGCTGGTAATCGATGATCAGCGTAAGGCGGACATCGCCGCGAGCTTCGAGCAAGCAGTGGTCGATTGCCTGGTGGGCAAGACGATGCAGGCGATGAAGAAGACCGGCATCGAGCGGATCTGTGTTGGCGGCGGTGTCGCGGCCAATCGTCGTTTCCGTACAGCCCTGGAAGAACAAGTGGCTGCGGCTGGAGGCGAACTGATGATCGCCCCGATGCACCTTTGCACCGACAACGCGGTATTAGGTGCGATCGCGATTGAAAAAATAAAAGCGGGGCTGGTCGACGATCTTTCGCTCGACGCCGTGCCCGGCTTGATTCGTTCGTAA
- a CDS encoding SLC13 family permease, with translation MELLQAAHPWIAIGTTVAVFLAIQFARRVPVDLLFLLALCAVTLLGLITPTMAISGFSSRAVIAISALLVVSAGLRKTGVLDWIGSKILGNANNERSALMRLTGPIVVSAAFVLNTALVAMMMPVILDWCRQRNLSPSKLLLPLSYLTILGGVCTLIGTSTTLVVNEKLRDSVAIVEAEIASLETQIAKATEEQRPELELQLAKRRQVLPNVQPMGFFEISWIGVPCALVGSLYMLLIGQRFLPGKQDIMEQLGDQQREYLVEMQVQPDCPLIDKTVEAAGLRNLHGLFLIEIDRDGDIITPVTPRDFVRAGDRLVFTGLVNTIVDLEKIPGLIPAADRTYEFHPQSRVQRHLTEVVLSPSSPLIGTTVRKANFRQLYNAAVVAVHRNGQRLPNKIGNIVLEIGDTLLLQTRSDFIVQHRNNRDFYLVSSVDDAEPRRHDRALLSGGLMIVLIAWLCLTSLFSGFEFAGGFGSPAIAAVTIAALMILTQCLSASEARSALDIQVIVTIAAALGLGNALWESGAAQMIAEALVSAVGSNPWVLLVVIYLMTVIFTETITNTAVAALLLPIAVAIGQQGDLNPRPFIMAIAIGASMAFLTPIGYQTNLMVMGPGGYTPRDYLKSGLPLAVLIAITAMTLIPRIWSF, from the coding sequence ATGGAACTCTTGCAAGCTGCTCATCCTTGGATTGCCATCGGCACGACCGTGGCAGTATTTCTGGCGATCCAGTTTGCTCGACGGGTTCCGGTCGACCTGCTGTTTTTGCTTGCCTTGTGCGCCGTCACCCTGCTGGGCCTGATCACTCCGACGATGGCGATCAGCGGGTTCTCGAGTCGCGCGGTGATTGCCATCAGCGCGCTGTTGGTCGTCTCGGCAGGGCTTCGTAAGACAGGGGTTCTCGATTGGATCGGTTCCAAGATCCTAGGCAACGCGAACAACGAACGCTCGGCCCTGATGCGGCTGACAGGCCCCATCGTCGTTTCAGCCGCCTTCGTGCTCAACACTGCCCTGGTCGCCATGATGATGCCGGTCATTCTTGACTGGTGCCGTCAGCGCAACCTTTCCCCTTCCAAACTGCTGCTTCCGCTAAGCTACCTGACCATACTCGGCGGCGTCTGCACCTTGATTGGCACAAGCACCACGCTGGTGGTGAATGAGAAACTACGCGACAGCGTGGCGATTGTCGAAGCGGAAATTGCTTCGCTCGAAACGCAGATCGCCAAAGCGACCGAAGAGCAACGTCCAGAACTCGAACTTCAACTCGCCAAACGTCGCCAGGTTCTGCCGAACGTTCAGCCAATGGGCTTTTTCGAGATTAGCTGGATCGGGGTTCCTTGCGCCTTGGTTGGCAGTTTGTACATGCTGCTCATCGGGCAACGCTTCCTGCCTGGCAAGCAGGACATCATGGAACAACTCGGGGATCAGCAGCGAGAGTACCTCGTCGAAATGCAGGTCCAGCCTGATTGCCCATTGATTGACAAAACGGTCGAGGCCGCTGGTCTACGTAATCTGCATGGCTTGTTTCTGATTGAAATCGATCGCGATGGCGACATCATCACGCCAGTTACCCCGCGCGACTTTGTTCGTGCCGGCGACCGCCTGGTGTTTACCGGGCTGGTGAATACGATCGTCGATCTCGAGAAGATCCCTGGGCTGATCCCGGCAGCCGATCGAACGTACGAGTTCCATCCGCAGTCGCGTGTTCAACGACACTTGACCGAAGTGGTGCTCTCCCCTTCTTCGCCGCTGATTGGTACCACGGTCCGCAAAGCGAACTTCCGTCAGCTTTACAACGCCGCAGTTGTCGCCGTGCATCGCAATGGCCAGCGTTTGCCGAACAAGATCGGTAACATTGTGCTGGAAATCGGGGACACGCTTCTGCTGCAAACTCGCAGCGACTTTATCGTTCAGCATCGCAACAATCGCGACTTCTATCTGGTCAGCAGTGTCGACGATGCCGAGCCACGTCGTCACGATCGAGCCTTGCTCTCGGGCGGGCTGATGATCGTTTTGATCGCGTGGCTCTGCTTGACCAGTTTGTTCTCCGGCTTCGAGTTCGCCGGAGGCTTCGGCAGTCCGGCGATTGCCGCCGTGACGATCGCGGCATTGATGATCCTGACGCAGTGCTTGTCGGCATCGGAAGCGCGAAGTGCTCTCGATATTCAAGTCATTGTGACCATCGCTGCCGCTCTTGGCCTGGGCAATGCCCTGTGGGAAAGTGGCGCGGCGCAGATGATCGCGGAAGCGCTGGTCTCTGCCGTCGGATCGAATCCATGGGTGCTGCTGGTGGTGATCTACTTGATGACGGTAATCTTCACCGAAACGATCACCAACACGGCGGTCGCCGCGCTGCTGCTTCCGATTGCCGTGGCCATTGGCCAGCAAGGCGATTTGAACCCTCGTCCTTTCATCATGGCGATCGCGATTGGGGCCTCGATGGCGTTCCTCACCCCGATCGGCTATCAGACCAACCTCATGGTGATGGGGCCTGGTGGTTATACGCCTCGAGACTATCTGAAGTCTGGTCTGCCGTTGGCGGTTCTGATCGCGATCACCGCAATGACACTGATCCCCCGCATCTGGTCGTTTTAG
- a CDS encoding DUF1559 domain-containing protein: protein MYSKSNRTGFTLVELLVVIAIIGVLIALLLPAVQQAREAARRMSCSNNQKQLGLALHNYHDTHGTFPPMIILPDPATAPAWGWSALVLPMLEQGNVHESLQVGRLSLSASAATTEGQTILNQSLDAFKCPSDARSVEASPRSVSGVALGLSSYPGVNGIGPRAYYRDQGNQVNASGIFNERNKGCGFRDITDGSSNTMMIGERHYKLPYNTNDTYTLWAGTTNASMHDSGYYGSMEVAGTTGYPMNEVDATNWQYRHWFSSLHPGGAMFAFGDGSVHFLSETIDQTTYRNLANRYDGQTLGEY, encoded by the coding sequence ATGTATTCGAAGTCGAACCGCACCGGTTTTACGCTGGTGGAATTGCTCGTGGTTATTGCCATCATTGGTGTGTTGATCGCCCTGCTGTTGCCGGCTGTGCAGCAAGCCCGGGAAGCGGCTCGCCGGATGTCGTGCTCGAACAATCAAAAGCAATTGGGCCTGGCACTGCACAACTATCACGACACGCACGGCACCTTCCCGCCGATGATCATCCTGCCCGATCCAGCCACCGCACCCGCATGGGGCTGGAGTGCGTTAGTTCTGCCAATGCTCGAGCAAGGCAACGTCCACGAGTCGTTGCAGGTTGGGCGATTGTCGCTGAGCGCTTCTGCCGCCACGACCGAAGGGCAGACGATTTTGAATCAAAGCCTCGATGCGTTTAAGTGTCCTTCGGATGCTCGATCGGTCGAAGCTTCGCCCCGTTCGGTCTCTGGTGTTGCCTTAGGCCTGTCGAGCTATCCTGGCGTCAACGGAATCGGCCCGCGCGCTTACTACCGCGATCAAGGCAACCAGGTAAACGCTTCCGGTATCTTCAACGAACGCAACAAAGGGTGTGGCTTCCGCGACATCACCGACGGTTCATCCAACACCATGATGATCGGCGAACGCCACTACAAGCTGCCTTACAACACGAACGATACCTACACGCTGTGGGCCGGTACGACCAACGCCAGCATGCACGACAGCGGTTACTACGGCTCGATGGAAGTCGCCGGAACGACCGGCTATCCGATGAATGAAGTCGACGCCACCAACTGGCAGTATCGACACTGGTTCAGCAGTCTTCACCCAGGTGGAGCGATGTTTGCTTTTGGCGATGGCAGCGTTCATTTCCTCAGCGAAACGATCGACCAGACCACCTATCGCAATCTGGCCAATCGTTACGACGGCCAGACGCTAGGCGAATACTAA